From Candidatus Manganitrophus morganii, the proteins below share one genomic window:
- a CDS encoding DUF3999 domain-containing protein encodes MRYFVITLFLLFTAQPSISAEIPSAWPLHQEIDVEKPGLIRHPLPYETIDQAHATLRDLRLFDTHGKEQAYLLEYPVRENQQTTPAKQLEITVQKDRTLLAVITGSTDPIEAVVLETPASEFLKAVTVEGSKDQKQWRPLAINRPVFRQPNGAAQLKIDFGSIPFPYLRIILDDDRTPPIPITGVRIQKTAAAPPATDPIDLNLIERIDAAGETYLRIALPSRNVTLSEIELITEEALFTRPARLTLSKYMNGEIQEERLAEGTFYRIAPEGKIIHANERLSVGKIVQTRELTLVISNGDAPPLRIKKIRAHLLPVYLIFHAQNAGSYHLAFGHLEARAPRYDLSSMRETITRTDAVSARIGPIQSNPTFIRPEPLPMLPDRAGPIDLTPYRYRARLRPSADGIQELEPGLHVLSQTAPSGSDWRIVAGGNQVPYVIERRGPLRSFSPSVIHLGSDPKKRIDRWELLLPYSNLPLTSLSCTVIEQLFERSVQLYEEREDERGAISRRLLGRGLWRRIPEQESAQLFISIQERPQTTKLILEVDDGDNSPLRLETFQIHYQAPRLLFKGSINESLWFYYGNPKTTPPKYDISLIADALLSAERSSATLDQEESLKTGPSRIFLRLTGPGRLILWASLGISTAVLLFIINKLLPPTFEEK; translated from the coding sequence GTGAGGTATTTTGTCATCACTCTTTTTTTGCTTTTCACCGCGCAGCCCTCCATCTCGGCTGAAATCCCATCCGCATGGCCTCTTCATCAAGAGATCGATGTTGAGAAACCGGGACTCATACGGCACCCCCTCCCTTATGAGACCATCGATCAGGCCCACGCCACGCTACGGGACCTTCGTCTCTTTGACACACACGGCAAGGAGCAGGCCTATCTTTTGGAATATCCTGTTCGGGAAAATCAGCAGACGACTCCTGCGAAGCAGTTGGAAATCACTGTCCAGAAGGATCGTACCCTTTTGGCAGTTATCACCGGATCAACCGATCCGATCGAAGCGGTTGTACTCGAAACACCCGCATCTGAATTTCTGAAAGCCGTCACGGTGGAGGGATCAAAAGATCAAAAACAATGGAGGCCCCTTGCAATCAACAGGCCGGTCTTTCGTCAGCCAAATGGTGCAGCGCAGTTAAAAATTGACTTTGGTTCGATACCATTTCCTTACCTTCGAATTATCCTTGATGATGATCGTACCCCACCCATCCCGATCACCGGTGTCCGGATCCAGAAAACTGCCGCGGCGCCTCCCGCCACGGATCCGATCGACCTCAATTTGATCGAACGGATCGATGCGGCTGGTGAGACATATCTAAGGATCGCGCTTCCTTCTCGAAACGTCACCCTCTCAGAAATCGAGCTAATAACGGAAGAGGCCCTCTTCACTCGGCCCGCCCGGCTGACTCTCAGCAAATATATGAATGGTGAAATTCAGGAAGAGCGTCTCGCGGAGGGAACCTTTTATCGGATTGCTCCGGAGGGGAAAATTATTCACGCTAACGAGCGGCTATCGGTCGGTAAAATTGTACAAACTAGGGAGCTGACGTTAGTCATCTCGAATGGAGATGCTCCCCCGCTTCGAATCAAAAAGATTCGGGCACATCTTCTTCCGGTTTACCTTATCTTCCATGCTCAAAACGCAGGGAGCTACCACCTTGCCTTCGGACATCTGGAAGCAAGAGCGCCGCGGTATGATCTCTCAAGCATGCGAGAGACGATCACTCGGACGGATGCTGTTTCGGCCCGCATCGGACCGATCCAATCGAACCCCACCTTTATTCGGCCTGAGCCGCTCCCGATGCTCCCGGATCGAGCGGGCCCGATTGATTTGACCCCCTATCGATACCGGGCACGTCTTCGACCCTCTGCTGATGGAATCCAGGAGTTAGAACCAGGACTGCATGTCTTGTCGCAGACCGCTCCTTCTGGATCGGATTGGCGCATTGTTGCGGGAGGAAATCAGGTTCCTTACGTCATTGAACGGAGAGGACCATTGAGGAGTTTTTCCCCTTCTGTCATACATCTTGGTTCCGACCCGAAAAAACGGATTGACCGCTGGGAGTTATTGCTTCCATATTCTAACCTCCCGCTGACTTCTCTGAGTTGTACGGTGATAGAGCAGCTCTTCGAGAGATCGGTACAATTGTATGAAGAAAGGGAGGACGAACGAGGAGCGATTTCCCGCCGGCTGTTGGGACGCGGCCTTTGGCGGAGGATACCCGAGCAGGAATCAGCCCAGCTCTTTATTTCAATCCAAGAGAGACCACAAACTACAAAGCTTATTTTAGAGGTCGACGACGGAGATAATTCTCCGCTTCGGCTCGAAACGTTTCAAATCCATTATCAGGCACCCCGTTTACTCTTCAAAGGATCCATCAATGAATCGCTTTGGTTTTATTATGGAAATCCAAAGACGACTCCTCCGAAATATGACATTTCGCTAATTGCCGATGCGCTTCTCTCTGCTGAAAGATCTTCAGCCACTCTGGACCAAGAAGAATCTCTGAAGACCGGCCCCTCTCGGATTTTCTTACGCCTAACGGGACCGGGCCGTCTGATCCTGTGGGCTTCCCTAGGAATCTCCACCGCTGTATTGCTTTTCATCATAAACAAACTACTTCCTCCGACATTTGAAGAGAAATAA
- a CDS encoding HEAT repeat domain-containing protein, protein MRAEAKYDWVQNTIDGIDSMKRIPLLVLTSIVFFSCVQGKEGMSLDGKNFNPSAPHLQRQRAYARQRAYLELFNRMDSRMFEAILQALRDPDPYVRYTGAWALNPSHMDAHSEMGPELDYKEWVFPLSPEISKEIVTSLMEALPETDVWARREMLISLSNLQSYQVTQKVPLDEKAKRHFLDYIKDPDPITQAISVKGLHLWAKDPRVEEVLRQALSDKAWDVRSEALRYFKSDFQVLAEALKDSDPGIRVQAVRGLSWHHRDNPMTMDLLITQLGDIDFNVIETILMSIKDPRAVKPILALPENRYPNQPGAIELITGKPFQQVKAEYQNEMKDFHLPPAPIHKGDPRPLLNQLKEGDRFERITAVHNSHRRGFREKIPALLEGIHGDDPLVRYHFISELELYLRYFIIPDEKEEPIYKSLVKATKDPNPHVRREAIRMIGPFARSDVYNTRAIELINQLIEGESDPFLRHASISLMDQYVYKPGNSGGRSVPVKDVNLIYSKLLNDDFSETRRIVVAKINLSCYPEAVDAMLDALKDPFSDTRKNAANNLKLGLLIHQIDHTKVQSALKKISEEDPSRQVRYFADASFKQNQRFLEGKASINDVLSSKGCRNDEK, encoded by the coding sequence ATGCGAGCAGAGGCGAAATACGATTGGGTTCAGAACACAATTGATGGAATTGATTCAATGAAACGAATACCCCTGTTGGTCCTAACGTCTATCGTGTTCTTCTCATGTGTACAAGGGAAAGAGGGCATGAGTTTAGATGGTAAAAATTTTAATCCGAGTGCACCGCATTTGCAAAGACAACGGGCTTACGCGCGCCAGCGCGCCTATCTTGAATTATTTAATCGCATGGATTCTCGGATGTTTGAAGCCATTCTCCAAGCCCTACGCGACCCGGATCCATACGTCCGTTACACCGGCGCTTGGGCTTTGAACCCAAGCCATATGGACGCTCATTCGGAAATGGGGCCTGAGTTAGATTATAAGGAATGGGTGTTTCCGCTTTCTCCTGAAATATCAAAAGAAATCGTGACGTCACTGATGGAAGCGTTGCCGGAGACCGATGTGTGGGCGCGAAGGGAGATGCTTATTTCCTTATCAAACCTTCAAAGCTATCAAGTAACGCAGAAGGTTCCGCTCGATGAAAAGGCTAAACGGCATTTTCTAGATTACATCAAAGATCCCGACCCCATTACTCAGGCCATTTCGGTTAAAGGGCTTCATCTGTGGGCAAAAGATCCCAGAGTAGAAGAGGTCCTCCGACAGGCTTTATCCGACAAGGCTTGGGATGTTCGATCAGAGGCGTTGCGTTACTTTAAATCCGATTTTCAGGTTTTGGCTGAAGCTCTAAAAGACAGTGATCCTGGAATCAGGGTTCAAGCGGTCAGGGGACTTTCTTGGCACCATCGAGATAATCCGATGACGATGGACCTGCTCATTACACAATTGGGTGATATCGACTTTAATGTTATAGAAACCATCTTAATGTCAATCAAAGATCCAAGAGCAGTGAAACCGATCTTGGCGTTGCCGGAGAATAGATACCCAAATCAACCCGGAGCGATTGAACTCATCACAGGGAAGCCCTTTCAACAGGTAAAAGCAGAATATCAAAACGAGATGAAGGACTTTCATCTTCCACCGGCCCCTATCCATAAGGGTGATCCCCGCCCTCTCCTTAACCAGCTAAAGGAAGGGGACCGCTTTGAGCGAATTACAGCCGTGCACAACTCCCATCGGAGAGGATTTCGGGAAAAAATTCCAGCATTACTTGAGGGGATCCATGGGGATGATCCGCTTGTCAGATATCATTTTATTTCAGAATTGGAGCTTTATCTCAGATATTTTATTATTCCCGATGAGAAAGAAGAACCGATTTATAAAAGTTTAGTCAAAGCAACGAAGGACCCAAATCCCCATGTCCGTAGGGAGGCAATAAGAATGATCGGCCCTTTTGCGCGCTCTGACGTATACAATACACGCGCGATTGAACTGATCAATCAACTCATTGAAGGAGAGTCCGATCCCTTTCTAAGACATGCCAGCATTTCACTGATGGATCAGTATGTCTATAAACCAGGGAATTCAGGGGGACGCTCTGTACCTGTAAAGGACGTGAATCTCATTTATTCAAAATTGTTGAACGACGATTTTTCTGAAACGCGCAGGATTGTAGTGGCGAAAATTAATTTAAGCTGTTATCCGGAGGCGGTCGATGCGATGTTGGACGCCTTAAAAGATCCATTTTCGGACACGCGCAAGAATGCTGCGAATAATCTTAAATTGGGCCTCCTGATTCATCAAATAGATCATACGAAGGTTCAATCCGCCCTAAAGAAGATCTCTGAAGAGGACCCTTCACGACAGGTCCGGTATTTTGCGGACGCATCCTTCAAGCAGAACCAGCGCTTTCTGGAAGGAAAGGCATCTATTAATGATGTGCTAAGCAGTAAGGGCTGCCGCAATGATGAGAAGTAA
- a CDS encoding sel1 repeat family protein, with amino-acid sequence MKYVWYIIILFLFFLPLPTAANEQPHELQQRPHEVLPEREQRGESIVRSIDQKAECVQSDLTALRERAIQNNAEAQYELGKMYLEGCAVAKDQAESARWYKQAAEQGYAPAQNGLAGLYVHGTGVLQNDKEAVKWYRTAAEQGFLPAQANLGTMYIFGKPEIRNKEEGLKWLRRAAEQGSAAAQNSIGVMYSNGFGVTQDKARALEWFRKAAEQGNAIAQSNLGNLYAEEESVLRDDAEAFKWIRKAAEQGDKTAEFNLGLFYEQGRGTDKNVEEAARWYRRGAEKGFAPGQVNLGALYVEGQGVEKNDAEALRWFRKAAEQGFDDGQYELGLAYEEGRGVQQDKAEALKWLQKAAEQGHSGAQLRLKRLEAR; translated from the coding sequence ATGAAATACGTTTGGTACATAATTATTTTATTCCTTTTTTTTCTTCCACTGCCGACTGCCGCCAATGAACAACCACACGAATTGCAACAAAGACCCCATGAAGTCCTTCCTGAACGGGAACAGCGTGGAGAATCCATAGTTCGATCGATTGACCAGAAGGCCGAGTGTGTTCAGTCAGATCTAACTGCATTGAGAGAGCGCGCGATCCAGAACAATGCCGAGGCGCAATACGAATTAGGAAAAATGTATTTGGAAGGATGCGCCGTTGCGAAGGATCAAGCGGAGTCTGCTAGATGGTATAAGCAAGCCGCGGAGCAGGGCTATGCGCCGGCGCAAAATGGTCTGGCAGGTCTGTATGTGCACGGAACGGGTGTCCTACAAAACGACAAAGAAGCGGTCAAGTGGTATCGCACGGCCGCTGAGCAAGGTTTTTTACCAGCGCAGGCCAATCTTGGAACAATGTATATCTTCGGAAAGCCGGAAATACGGAATAAAGAGGAAGGCTTAAAATGGCTGCGCCGTGCCGCAGAACAAGGATCCGCCGCAGCACAGAACAGTATCGGTGTTATGTATTCAAATGGTTTCGGAGTGACCCAAGATAAAGCGAGGGCGCTTGAATGGTTCCGTAAGGCTGCCGAGCAGGGAAATGCTATCGCGCAATCCAACTTGGGAAATTTATATGCAGAAGAAGAATCGGTCCTGAGAGACGATGCGGAAGCCTTTAAGTGGATTCGCAAAGCCGCGGAGCAAGGGGACAAGACCGCAGAGTTTAATTTGGGTCTCTTCTATGAACAGGGCCGCGGGACTGATAAGAATGTGGAAGAAGCCGCTCGATGGTATCGCCGGGGAGCCGAAAAAGGGTTCGCACCAGGCCAGGTGAACCTAGGGGCATTGTATGTAGAGGGGCAAGGTGTTGAAAAGAATGATGCCGAGGCGTTGAGATGGTTTCGTAAAGCTGCCGAACAGGGCTTCGATGACGGCCAATACGAGCTTGGCCTAGCGTACGAGGAAGGCAGAGGGGTCCAACAGGACAAAGCGGAAGCACTGAAGTGGCTTCAGAAGGCCGCCGAGCAGGGGCACTCCGGCGCGCAGTTGCGCCTTAAAAGATTAGAGGCAAGATAA